Sequence from the Gammaproteobacteria bacterium genome:
GTCCTATTGGTTGGTCAAGCCCCCAATCAGAAATTGCGCATGCGGGCGACGACACTGGTGCGGGCCATTGAGGGCGTCAATGCGGTCCATAACCAAATCCGCATCGGAGAAATCATTGGTATGGGACGACGCACCAAAGACAGCTACATCACGTCCAAAATAAAATCCAAAATGGCCATGGAAGAGCAGGTCGATCCCACACGATTCAAAGTGGTCACAGAAAATGGCGAAGTCTTTTTAATGGGCATTGCTTCAAGAGACGAAGCCAAACGCGCCATTGACATTGCCCGTCATACCGGTGGGGTCAAAAAGGTCATTGATTTGATTCAGTATTTGTAACCGACCGGTCTAGACCAAGGACAATAACGGATTGGTGTGATGAATCCTGAACCAGCCGGCGATGCTGTAACGCGTCTTGCCCGCCGGCCTCACCTCATGGGGAAAGCGTTCGCTGAGAAAAACCACCAAGCGATCCGCCACAGGCACCACCACCTCACACGGTTCACTCGCCGACATGGCATCATAAAGATACAACTCGCCACCGTCCTCTGGGCGCCAACCAGGATTTAAGTAATACACAGTGGTCAGCACGCGTCCTCGCTGTCCATGAAAGGCATCAAAATGCTTCTGGTAAAAATGCCCCGGCGCATAACGGGCAAAATGTGCTTCATAAGAAAAAAGTCCTAGATACAGCGCTTGGTTGACGGCAAGCCGCAACGACTCCATGGTTTTGAGAAATTCAGCACACGCCGGACTGTCTTGAGGCAACCAGACAATCTCATCATTGCGGACCTGTGTATTGATTTGGTAGGCCTCATTACGACCGATACCAGCCGCTTGCCACATGGTCGCGGACAAACGCATCGCCTC
This genomic interval carries:
- a CDS encoding BON domain-containing protein; protein product: VLLVGQAPNQKLRMRATTLVRAIEGVNAVHNQIRIGEIIGMGRRTKDSYITSKIKSKMAMEEQVDPTRFKVVTENGEVFLMGIASRDEAKRAIDIARHTGGVKKVIDLIQYL
- a CDS encoding 2OG-Fe(II) oxygenase, which codes for MWSAVVDGLVDTGYAIVDGALGDWLCQKLRREAMRLSATMWQAAGIGRNEAYQINTQVRNDEIVWLPQDSPACAEFLKTMESLRLAVNQALYLGLFSYEAHFARYAPGHFYQKHFDAFHGQRGRVLTTVYYLNPGWRPEDGGELYLYDAMSASEPCEVVVPVADRLVVFLSERFPHEVRPAGKTRYSIAGWFRIHHTNPLLSLV